Below is a window of Carassius gibelio isolate Cgi1373 ecotype wild population from Czech Republic chromosome B23, carGib1.2-hapl.c, whole genome shotgun sequence DNA.
CATGCTTGTCTTTTAAGCACTCTTTGAGATAGTCCAAGCCAAAGCTTACTGCAAACAACTTGTGTGCCAGTGCATATGGGGGCCTGTCCATACATCCGACCCTGCGTGCCCGTTGGAAGTGACCCCCAGCCGGTGGTGGAGGCCTCCGTGTACACCACAGCATGACCCGGTGAGTGCCATGCTTCCACACCCACCTCTGGACTAGGCCATGAAGCCAGtactgaagcggtctcatatgcaAAAGCATATGATGTAAATGCCGTATGATGCGATGTAATGCTGCagctgccatatgccccaggagcctctgaaatagTTTCAGTGTAACCGCCGTCCTGCCCTTGAACAAATTCAAGCAGGTCAACACCAACCCACGCATGTTCCTCTTTGAGGCGTGCTGTCTCTTCAACTGAATGCAATTCCATACCAAGAAAATAGATCCTCTGCATTGggaagagtttgctcttttcccagttgacccgaagACCTGACAGGTTGAGGTGCCGGAGCATTaggtccctgtgctcgcacaactgatctcgagtCTGTGCTAGTATAAGCCATTTGTCAAGACAGTTGATTATGCGAACACCCTTTTATCTGAAGGGAACAAGATCTGCATCTGTGGCTTTCGTGAAGAAACAAGGAGACAGGGACAGcctgaagggcaggaccttgtaatGATATCTCCCTCCGATGCAGTGATCGACATCTGGTCATCTGAATTAGTCCAGCAGGATACCAGTTGTACGCTctttgaagagggcccagcgtgTTCTGTTGGCTGCTCAGCTGGATCGGAGGTGCCAGAGGAGACTAACACCAGAAGCTTCCATGAGCGCACTGAACTCGTAGTCACTTGAAGACACTGTATGGAGCAGAACATTGTTGTCGCTCGGCTCCGAAGTGAAAACCTGggatgcattgcacctgctgcctccttatactcacgctgtgatcagctgcagctggatgtaataataataattgtgtgccAATGAGCAtcggctcatttagtttacactcaaagtagattttgtttttgtgtgttttattttaaggtgttaccccccccccccccaaaaaaaaaaatccccaaaaacTGGATTGTTCAAAGAACTgtcagaaataacattttaatgataaTTGATTAATGATTAGCAAAACATtgtttgaacatatttttgtCGTTAGGTTACGATGTAATTTGCACTATTGCAGGTTTTCAGACCAAAGTTCCATGTGTAGAATATCTAAATGGTTAAAAGGGTTAAACTACTCATCCATCCTGCAAAATATTCCTCCATCTGTCTGAATTCAGTACTTCAGTGTGTCCTGCAAAAGAAAAGTATCCGTAACACAAAGGTTTCACACTGTTCACAGGATGCACACTGCCAGAGACTGAGCGGGAACCTAAAGCCAAGTACACGGGTGACTCTGTGCTTCTGTCCTGCTCATGTAAAGACCCAAAGACCAAACCTAAGCACTTCAGATGGACCTATGTAGAGTCCAGTGGGACTGAAGTGTCCAGTCAAACTCTGCGGTATAAAGACAGAGTCCACACGTTTCACAAGACGACTCCATCAAATCTGTCTCTGTTGATCTCCAACCTGACCGAAGATGACCAGGGCACTTACAGATGCACAGTTAACAACAAAACATCCGCTGACACCAGACTCATCGTTAAAGGTGAAACTCTTAATCAACTCAATGATTCAAGTTCAGTGTGTTTTAGTCAGTGTTTCTTGAGTCTCTCCGTCGTCCTGCAGGCTGTGTTTTATCCAAACATCACATCACCAAGAGCTCCCATCCAGGAGGATCCGTGATTCTTCCATGTTCCTGTGAAGATCCCAAAACCAGACCGGAGCACTTTGAATGGAAGCGAGCAGCTGTGAATGAGACGCTGGTTTCAGACGCTGAGGAGATCAACGGACGATTCCAGACCATCAGAGATTCTCCTCATAATCTCTCCTTACGCATCTCAAACCTGACCGAGACTGACCGAGGACTGTATGTGTGCTCAGTCAACGGCAAACAATCCAGACACGTCAATCTCACTCTTACAGGTGAAAACACCTCAGATTAGTTTCAAATGAGACTGAAATGATTTCAGTGATACATGACTCTCTTTGAGCTTGACAGTGTTACATTGAGACAATGCTGTTAACATAAATGAGGACATTCGTGATCGTGAACTGAATTTTTTCCTTGTGTTCTCAGATTCTGCTGTTATAAATCCTCTTGATTATCTGTACTATCTGATATTTCTGATCTGTCTGATGCTGCTGCTGGCGGCTGGATGCATCTACCGGAGATTTAACCAAAGAGGTTTGAACACACACACGACCAACAATCTTGAACTGTGCACTATGACTAAAAAACACTGAAGAAAAGCAAAACTAGAAGTTTGTGTTTAACTGAAATCATTATATTCTTACAGCTAAAGGAGGACGCAGAGAGATCCAGAGATCAAATGATGAGGTGAACTGTTCATAATCAGATTATAATACACTATTCatgaatgaaatacatttttccagCTTGTGTATTTCTGTGACTCATGCACTGAACAAGAGCATACAATCCACTGAGGTCTGCGTCTGTGCAAACATCTGCATGCATAGAAGTTATTTGTTGCATGCATTTATGTTTCCTTCATAAAAGTAGCTTTTTGAGAGCTACACATGTAGCTGTCCATTAATGAGATCAAACATAACATAAAGACTGATGCACGTGTAGCTGCAGTATTTTCTTTTGCATGTTACAACTGGTGAACAACTCGTTGTCTTTTAGGATGACGTGACTTACTCCAGCGTTACACAaattaaagggaaaaaaagaccTTGCAAAAAGGTTAGTGTTTAATTTTGGGCATCTGTTTATAAAAACCAGTTCATCTGAAGAAATATGTAAttgtagcatgtgtgtgtgtgtttgtctgtaggAAGAAGAGGTTGTTTATTCGACTATGGCAGACATGAGCAGATCTACTCAGGTAATTTCtcgttttttttataattttaacactGTTTGATTTGAAAGCTTCTGCTTAGATGCAACCATAACCATATCAcgagcagtgttgtgggtaacgcgttacaaagtaacgcgttagagtactctaattacttttttcctgaaatttgtaacttaacgcgttagtttcgtgcgtaagtaatcagtaacttcgttatttttttaaaaaaagtaatccgttattttaaggaaaggaaaatccctactgcagcctgctttttgtcagacagtagtcctaggtctactgtgccacctgcggatgtatcagcggagccgaagctctgtgatcgtaaagtcaatggctgtgatgcgtctgtgccctgcgcctgaccctgtgtgtgtgtgtgggtttttttttttttttcgaactcccggcaagatagcagagaggacagcgtttggtttatggaagtacgcacattattttcaatttgtcaacgaaaaagaaaagaacataacggtaaaatgcacactctgctttggtgaaaagcttctgtcgaccgccaaaaattctacctcaaatgtAACGCTACGttgtaatcactactttgaagagtaaatgtaagaggactgtgttaaagcgaatttaggcttgtgactgtgagtgacactttattaataattagttcggctattaagcgatttgtcatttgcctgtgtggcagtgaaggatttaattcggtcggtttgttatcatttttgtttgacaggcagctgttaatttcttttagatcattggctggctggttgttcatcattttaaaatggatttaaatctgcaagcctgtttaaggttgtgtttacaagtaagcatacttgtactttgataactgcattatttaaagttaaagaaaaatcaggagttatcttgtggtgctcataatatacagtagcctaggctacccgggctgggtaggtgcgaattttgattaataatatgttctgtgataataaaaaaaataaaacgccatgtggaatagcctattgctgactgtctttcctgttattgttatcctgcagtgttaattaagtcggatgactgacgttattcattgtcgggagtcacgacttttaggtgcatttaaaggggccgggggctgtgtctgtcatgtgtgagccagtgcaaacggcttttaatttttggtaacgcatgagtactctaacgcgttacttttatgaataggtaacgctgtatcataactgattacttttaattgatggtaacgttgtaacctaactaactactttccaaagtaactatacccaacactgatcaCGAGTGAGAGAGtttaacatgtgtgtgtgtgtgtgtgtgtgtgtgtgtgtgtgtgtgtttgtgtgtgtgatctctGCAGGATGACACGTACACAACTGTAGTCTACACTTCATCTTAGAGACAAAACATCCTCGCAGATGGACACAAACACTGAAGAGTGTGCAGaaagataaaaacacacacattttcaacaCACACAGTGACCAGCAACGTTTTATTTTCTGTGGCAAAAAATAGTTTCTCTTAAACTTTCCCTTTGTCTGTACACATTTTCTATCATTTTCACTCCCACTTACTCTAGctgtataataaatgaattatattttctaattCTTAACCGTACTTGGTAATTACTAAATTGTGTCTTCATGACCATGTAAAATTGCATTGTGAAGACATTTTAGTAATGTTTATTCAGTTATATATTTGCATGAataagatactattatagtttttattgatattttgaatgtttgaattTTTATATGTTGTTTATGGTTTTTATTGTGGTTTtgctattattgtttttaatagcagaattttttttaaatatttaaaagcagTTTATAAACACAgctataaatgctttattcttcatTAATAAGCATGTATATAACAAGCTTAATACATAGTTTCATAATTAATGATCaatatataatttctaaattaagcATTATAATATCTCTGTTGTCAGTGGTTCAAGAGCTCATTTGGACAGTGTAAGTAagtgattaataaactatttgaaTGTACATTTATACATCTTATTATTCAGGCATATAGTAACAAGTACTCAGTGTGTTAATAAAGGCTTTATTAACACTTATTCCTACTCTAATTCATGATTAATTTAGGTAGCTATAAAACATTTACCAGTTTgtcagttaactatttttgtgagctcatctaaagtgaggactatttatgcctcaTAAAACAGATACAAGTTagatttaaaggctcagttatcttccgaactgaaataaaaaacagaGGGATGCAGagaatagaaatatttattttcacaaataaattacactgtACAACTGTACACTTATATCCATATATGAAACATTGTCATTTTATAACAAGATTCCATATAGGCCCTATCTGTGTGTTATTGTAGTCTATGTGTAACAGATTTTTCGACATATTATGCCATAGATAAGCCAATAGATATCTGATGTGGTATCCTATATTTATTCTAAAAACACATCAGTGCATGTTTATATAACGAAATATAAAAGATAGTCATGTACTtacaaaagtaacataaaaatatacacacatatttttttgtacatagcttgtttattaaagttgtatatataaaaaactacccTATATACAAACCTTAGGCTATAATATACTAAGTAGCCTACATTGTTTATAATACCATATATAAATTGCTACTAATAACATGGGAACTTATATCATAAAGATATTACTAGACTATATACATCTTGGGTAGCCTattgaatatgaattattatatctTCTTCTCTCCATATTTACGTATGtacataaatatttcacatttttcattttcgtGGATATAAATAGCCTAAGCCTATTTGACAACAAATATTTTAGACAAGGAAATATCTCCAGATTGATGTGTTTTAATAGTAAGTGTTTTTCTCTCACAACTTTATAAGTTCAAAAGTGAGGTAAAAACTCAAGTAAACAATAAATATCATGTGTTTGTGATTTCATGAAGGTGAGTCTAAAAGTATCAGCTGTATTGGTTGAAAATACGGTTATTGTTTCCGTGTGAAAAGAGTGCCATCTGCGGATTAGCttctgaatatataaattatttcagAACAGGATGACAGTATTCATCACTTGAAGCTggaggcaaaatataataggaaaatgtttatttaaaatgttaaaattatccaaaattaatatctctattataattcgttattattattttaaaacacaggGTATTCgaaatatttaaccaatgataaGTATTTAAATGAGTTTGTAAAACTTCGTAACGCCATTGGATCCTCAAGCTCTTGCGAAACCTCGTCACTTCACGCGCCTCCACTCAGATTGACCCGCGCGCACAGCCTGGAGGAGACAGATCTCCGCTTATCCACAAAGCAAGGGTAAACAAATAACTGTTTGAATAGTAGCATTTTATTTACTCAAACACTATGTCTGTTTAGGctattgttttgtgtgtgcttgAAGACTGGAGAAGTAATTTTTTTGCCATCTAGCCAAAATACTTTTGTACGTTTTAAATATCCTGCTGTGCAAgtgcttaaagagccacacagatgggaaatcaaaaattacctgtattacagtgtatgatgctTGAAAATGATGATGTAAATGatgtgcttgaaaatggcacatgatgtaaagtgcttatgcacttagatgcttggggttgattttggcttcagttttctccaaaactatacagtagaaatatttgaaacgtaatacagtaatggtcagattgactgtaaacagaaataaaatgaaagaacgagcaaacctataaagcaaagatttttatgagtgtttgaaaataggaaatgatgtaaagtgcttatgcacttagatgcttggggttgattttggctttggttttctccaaaactatacagtagaaatatttgaaacttaatacagtaatggtcagattgactgtgaacagaaataaactgaaagaacgagcaaacctataaagcaaagatttttatgaatgtttgaaaataggaaatgatgtaaagtgcttatgcacttagatgcttggggttgattttggctttggttttctccaaaactatacagtagaattatttaaaaatgaatacagtaatggtcagattgactgtaaacagaaataaactgaaagaacgagcaaacctataaagcaaagatttgtatgaatgtttgaaaataggaaatgatgtaaagtgcttatgcacttagatgcttggggttgattttggctttggttttctccaaaagtatacagtagaattatttaaaaatgaatacagtaatggacagattgactgtaaacagaaataaactgaaagaacgagcaaacctataaagcaaagatttctatgagtgcttgaaaatgggacatgatgcaaagtgcttatgcacttagatgcttggggttgattttggcttcagttttctccaaaactatacagtagaaatatttgaaacgtaatacagtaatggtcatattgactgtaaacagaaataaactgaaagaacgagcaaacctataaagcaaagatttttatgagtgcttgaaaatggcacatgatgtaaagtgcttatgcacttagatgcttggggttga
It encodes the following:
- the LOC128011359 gene encoding carcinoembryonic antigen-related cell adhesion molecule 5-like isoform X1, with translation MYPVLCALPLSPVSILTESHSFSGCGDGININISFTSSFFRDETSTVLQRKKRRRDMASDVMCLCVVLLFSGLQFTTGCAVQLSYITCSPGESVLLPCRDINSHLTEVQWWIGDSQTLTPQYSVSPLDAIKGQRYKDRVQIQGNLSLSITRLNVDDAGMYLCKTTGTDKMSNVYLYVEGCSLSGNEGSVEISRYSGESVLLSCLVKCSARHEPDSEFRWKLPNSREINQNINSAELSRLYQGRFQMFDIKSGNLSLLISNLTEEDEGLYSCWSKENQHKSFTLTVKGCTLPETEREPKAKYTGDSVLLSCSCKDPKTKPKHFRWTYVESSGTEVSSQTLRYKDRVHTFHKTTPSNLSLLISNLTEDDQGTYRCTVNNKTSADTRLIVKGCVLSKHHITKSSHPGGSVILPCSCEDPKTRPEHFEWKRAAVNETLVSDAEEINGRFQTIRDSPHNLSLRISNLTETDRGLYVCSVNGKQSRHVNLTLTDSAVINPLDYLYYLIFLICLMLLLAAGCIYRRFNQRAKGGRREIQRSNDEDDVTYSSVTQIKGKKRPCKKEEEVVYSTMADMSRSTQDDTYTTVVYTSS